The Aeromicrobium senzhongii genome includes a window with the following:
- a CDS encoding class I adenylate-forming enzyme family protein — protein sequence MAVNLSDDLRETARRDPGGIALIEPRSGRRVTWAEFDQWADRVAQTLLSRGVLAGQRVALVMANGIDFAVAYYGVLRGGMVAVPINPRATPREISRMVEACAPKIVVGDAQSITQVRQADTGESLIVVHRAAPEGGELRFGALLEHAVDSTPVAPADPESLAVVLFTSGATGLPRGVMLTHRALTADIDQLLRIDSPPVITSDDVVLGLLPMFHVYGLNCVLSLSVRVGATVVLVEEFDPSGLLSEIAEHGITNLPVAPPVISAWVGLEGLREALAGVRLIVSGASALDPDLAEAFHALSGRPVEQGYGLTETAPVVTTTIGDGREPGVVPPAGSVGRPLPGIEIALRDFLGQPAAPGDPAQVFVRGDNLFSGYWPDGEDGPDADGWWGTGDIGLLDDAGNLVLVDRLRETIVVSGFNVYPSEIEEAVAEAPGVASVAVIGVPDDRTGEAVVAFVVPEDPESDAVPVETAVRELAAQRLARFKVPTRILVVAALPHSPTGKVAKGRLRALARKELT from the coding sequence ATGGCCGTCAACCTCAGTGACGATCTGCGCGAGACCGCGCGTCGTGACCCCGGGGGCATCGCCCTGATCGAACCGCGCTCCGGCCGCCGCGTCACGTGGGCCGAGTTCGACCAGTGGGCCGATCGGGTCGCCCAGACCCTGCTCAGCCGCGGCGTCCTCGCCGGCCAGCGCGTCGCGTTGGTGATGGCGAACGGCATCGACTTCGCCGTCGCCTACTACGGAGTCCTGCGCGGGGGCATGGTCGCCGTGCCGATCAATCCGCGGGCCACCCCGCGCGAGATCTCGCGCATGGTCGAGGCCTGCGCGCCCAAGATCGTCGTGGGTGACGCGCAGTCGATCACCCAGGTCCGCCAGGCGGACACGGGCGAGTCGCTCATCGTCGTGCACCGTGCCGCGCCCGAGGGCGGCGAGCTGCGCTTCGGCGCCTTGCTCGAGCACGCCGTCGACAGCACCCCGGTGGCGCCGGCGGACCCCGAGTCGCTGGCCGTCGTGCTGTTCACCTCCGGCGCGACCGGCCTGCCGCGCGGCGTGATGTTGACGCACCGCGCGCTCACCGCCGACATCGACCAGCTGCTGCGGATCGACTCGCCGCCGGTCATCACGTCCGACGACGTCGTCCTGGGCCTGCTGCCGATGTTCCACGTCTACGGGCTGAACTGCGTCCTGTCGCTGTCGGTCCGGGTGGGGGCCACCGTCGTGCTGGTGGAGGAGTTCGACCCGTCCGGCCTGCTCTCCGAGATCGCCGAGCACGGCATCACGAACCTGCCGGTCGCCCCTCCGGTCATCTCGGCCTGGGTCGGTCTGGAGGGCCTGCGCGAGGCACTCGCCGGAGTCCGCCTGATCGTGTCGGGCGCCTCGGCCCTGGACCCCGACCTCGCCGAGGCGTTCCACGCCCTGTCCGGCCGGCCCGTCGAGCAGGGCTACGGCCTCACCGAGACGGCGCCCGTCGTGACGACCACCATCGGCGACGGTCGCGAGCCCGGCGTCGTGCCGCCGGCGGGCTCCGTCGGCCGGCCGCTGCCGGGGATCGAGATCGCGCTGCGCGACTTCCTCGGCCAGCCCGCGGCCCCGGGCGACCCCGCCCAGGTCTTCGTCCGCGGCGACAACCTGTTCTCGGGCTACTGGCCCGACGGCGAGGACGGCCCGGACGCCGACGGCTGGTGGGGGACCGGCGACATCGGCCTGCTCGACGACGCGGGCAACCTCGTCCTGGTCGACCGCCTGCGCGAGACGATCGTCGTCTCGGGCTTCAACGTCTACCCCTCCGAGATCGAGGAGGCCGTCGCCGAGGCGCCGGGCGTCGCGTCCGTCGCGGTGATCGGCGTGCCCGACGACCGCACCGGTGAGGCCGTCGTCGCCTTCGTCGTTCCCGAGGATCCCGAGAGCGACGCCGTGCCGGTCGAGACCGCCGTGCGTGAACTGGCCGCGCAGCGACTCGCGCGGTTCAAGGTCCCGACGCGGATCCTGGTCGTGGCGGCGCTGCCGCACTCGCCGACCGGCAAGGTGGCCAAGGGCCGCCTCCGCGCCCTGGCGCGCAAGGAGCTGACGTGA
- a CDS encoding glutaredoxin family protein gives MTVPHADDARVVVYSREGCHLCEAAEQVVAQLVAETGDTWARVDIDTDPDLQQRFTDQVPVTFVDGRQHDFWRVDPRRLRAALA, from the coding sequence GTGACCGTTCCGCACGCCGACGACGCACGGGTCGTCGTCTACTCCCGCGAGGGCTGTCACCTGTGCGAGGCAGCCGAGCAGGTCGTGGCCCAGCTCGTCGCCGAGACGGGGGACACCTGGGCCCGCGTCGACATCGACACCGACCCCGACCTGCAGCAGCGGTTCACCGACCAGGTGCCCGTCACCTTCGTCGACGGCCGTCAGCACGACTTCTGGCGCGTCGACCCGCGCCGGTTGCGGGCGGCTCTGGCCTGA